Proteins encoded by one window of Prosthecobacter vanneervenii:
- a CDS encoding ROK family protein, with the protein MPAKKAKTKPEAKKPAKKLRKVPFWIGFDLGGTKMMASVLDANYTVLGSARKSTNGSDGAAKGRAKIIKAIEEAIAEAGVDPKGIQGIGIGCPGLVNPDKGILIFAPNLGWTNMALRKLLQTKFKCPIAVLNDVDAGTYGEYVLGAGKGARSLLGVFPGTGVGAGFVYNGQLVMGRAISAMELGNILFPGTHIGSPVFGTVTLEDLTSRLALASQAGLACYRGQLPELDKKTEGALRSIRSKALANAFRSGDDAAMIMFRNSIRYLGMGVATVVNLLAPDRITLGGGLVEELPGLYLNLLKEEVEHYAIPELARGIKYSLAKLGGQAVAVGAAAWLRSSNK; encoded by the coding sequence ATGCCTGCCAAAAAAGCGAAAACCAAACCTGAAGCGAAGAAGCCGGCAAAAAAGCTCCGCAAAGTGCCCTTTTGGATCGGCTTCGATCTCGGCGGCACCAAGATGATGGCGTCGGTGCTGGACGCCAACTACACGGTGCTCGGCTCTGCGCGCAAGTCCACCAACGGCTCTGACGGCGCTGCCAAGGGCCGGGCTAAGATCATCAAAGCCATCGAAGAAGCCATCGCTGAAGCAGGCGTGGACCCCAAGGGCATCCAGGGCATCGGCATCGGCTGCCCAGGACTGGTGAATCCTGACAAAGGCATTCTCATCTTCGCCCCGAATCTGGGATGGACGAACATGGCGCTGCGCAAGCTGCTGCAAACCAAGTTCAAGTGCCCCATCGCGGTGCTCAATGACGTGGATGCGGGCACCTATGGCGAGTACGTTCTGGGAGCAGGCAAGGGAGCGCGCTCACTGCTCGGTGTGTTTCCCGGCACGGGCGTCGGCGCAGGCTTTGTTTACAATGGCCAGCTGGTCATGGGCCGCGCCATCTCGGCCATGGAGCTGGGCAACATTCTCTTCCCGGGCACGCACATCGGCAGCCCGGTGTTTGGCACCGTAACGCTGGAGGACCTGACCAGCCGCCTGGCCCTGGCCTCGCAGGCCGGCTTGGCCTGCTACCGCGGGCAGCTTCCTGAACTGGACAAAAAGACCGAAGGAGCCCTGCGCAGCATCCGCAGCAAGGCGCTGGCAAATGCCTTCCGCAGCGGCGACGACGCGGCCATGATCATGTTCCGCAATTCCATCCGCTACCTGGGCATGGGCGTGGCTACCGTGGTCAACCTGCTTGCCCCGGACCGCATCACCCTCGGCGGCGGACTGGTCGAAGAACTGCCCGGCCTGTATCTCAACCTGCTAAAGGAAGAAGTGGAGCATTACGCCATACCTGAGCTGGCCCGTGGCATCAAATACTCGCTCGCCAAGCTCGGCGGCCAGGCTGTGGCGGTGGGTGCTGCGGCATGGCTGCGCTCCTCCAACAAGTAA
- a CDS encoding glucuronyl esterase domain-containing protein, producing the protein MRSSLFLLLTASALAQTPRPGVNYDEAKVGTDRLPDLKLTTAQEWTQKRRPEILELFEDYVYGKTPANIGAPKFEVTATKADALGGLATRKFIHVSLPDRPAWPGMDVMLYTPNGTKAAPCFVGLSFGGNHAVSTEPDVPLSTRWMRESKEKHIVDHRATEATRGTESSRWPLEMILKQGFAVATAYYGDIEPDHADGWKDGLRAAVSRDGAGTVWKDGEWGAIGAWAWGLSRIADYLQTDAQVDGKHLAVIGHSRLGKTSLWAGVQDERFGVVISNDSGEGGAALMRRDFGETTAIITKAFPHWFTPNYAKYAGNAAACPVDMHMLIALAAPRPIYIASASEDHWADQKGEFLSGKYASPVYALFGKQGVGVDAQPAIDTPVGDFIGYHNRTGKHDVTDYDWTQYLKFASRHWVK; encoded by the coding sequence ATGCGCTCCTCCCTATTTCTCCTTCTAACCGCCTCCGCCCTGGCCCAAACTCCACGCCCAGGGGTGAATTACGATGAAGCCAAGGTCGGCACGGATCGCCTGCCCGACCTTAAACTCACCACTGCTCAGGAATGGACCCAGAAGCGACGTCCGGAGATCCTGGAGCTCTTTGAAGATTACGTGTATGGCAAAACACCTGCCAACATCGGCGCGCCGAAGTTTGAAGTCACCGCCACCAAAGCGGACGCACTCGGCGGACTGGCTACGCGAAAATTCATCCACGTCTCTCTGCCGGATCGCCCGGCCTGGCCAGGAATGGATGTCATGCTTTACACGCCCAATGGCACCAAGGCAGCCCCCTGCTTTGTAGGCCTGAGCTTTGGCGGCAACCACGCCGTGAGCACCGAACCCGACGTGCCGCTGAGCACCCGGTGGATGCGCGAGAGCAAGGAGAAGCACATCGTCGATCACCGCGCCACCGAGGCCACTCGCGGCACCGAGAGCAGCCGCTGGCCGCTGGAGATGATCCTCAAGCAGGGCTTTGCCGTGGCCACCGCCTACTATGGCGACATCGAACCCGATCACGCCGACGGCTGGAAAGACGGCCTGCGTGCTGCGGTGAGCAGGGATGGCGCTGGCACAGTCTGGAAAGACGGCGAATGGGGTGCCATCGGCGCCTGGGCCTGGGGCCTCAGCCGCATCGCCGACTACCTGCAAACCGATGCACAGGTCGATGGCAAACACCTCGCTGTGATCGGCCATTCCCGACTGGGCAAGACCTCCCTCTGGGCTGGAGTGCAGGACGAGCGCTTTGGCGTCGTGATATCCAACGACTCTGGCGAAGGCGGGGCCGCCCTCATGCGGCGCGACTTTGGTGAAACCACCGCCATCATCACCAAAGCATTCCCCCATTGGTTCACCCCGAATTACGCCAAATACGCAGGCAATGCCGCCGCCTGCCCGGTGGACATGCACATGCTCATCGCCCTGGCGGCACCACGCCCCATTTACATCGCCAGCGCCAGCGAAGACCACTGGGCAGATCAGAAGGGCGAATTCCTCTCCGGCAAGTACGCCAGCCCGGTCTATGCGCTGTTTGGCAAACAGGGCGTCGGCGTGGATGCACAGCCTGCCATCGACACTCCGGTGGGGGATTTCATCGGCTACCACAACCGCACGGGCAAGCATGACGTAACAGACTACGACTGGACGCAGTATCTGAAGTTTGCCTCCCGCCATTGGGTCAAGTAA